A region of Streptomyces sp. TG1A-60 DNA encodes the following proteins:
- a CDS encoding FadR/GntR family transcriptional regulator produces the protein MSTLAHTMMTAARSAASGLAGSGELDRYPYAEAPGVDRVGLPAWDGADPELGRVGRRATGSRGRGLHGQLVQQLGQMIVSGDLGADRPLVPEEIGQRFEVSRTVVRESLRVLEAKGLVSARPNVGTRVRPVSDWNLLDPDIIEWRAFGPQRDNQRRELSELRWTIDPLAARLAAGHGRDDVQQRLGDMVELMGHAMAQGDALTFSRADGEFHSLLIQLAGNRMLEHLSGIVSAALQVSGGPTVGCDRPGESTLVYHARIVDALATGDGAAAEAAMRQLLTVHPEVERVVPAPREH, from the coding sequence GTGAGTACCCTTGCGCACACCATGATGACCGCCGCCCGCTCCGCCGCCTCCGGCCTCGCAGGATCGGGCGAACTCGACCGCTACCCGTATGCCGAGGCCCCCGGTGTCGACCGCGTCGGCCTCCCCGCCTGGGATGGCGCGGACCCCGAGCTGGGGCGTGTCGGCCGACGCGCCACCGGGAGCCGCGGGCGCGGACTGCACGGCCAACTCGTCCAGCAGCTCGGCCAGATGATCGTCTCCGGTGACCTGGGCGCGGACCGCCCCCTCGTGCCCGAGGAGATCGGCCAGCGGTTCGAGGTCTCCCGGACCGTCGTCCGCGAATCTCTGCGCGTCCTGGAGGCGAAGGGCCTCGTCAGCGCCCGCCCGAACGTCGGCACACGCGTACGGCCGGTCAGCGACTGGAATCTGCTCGACCCGGACATCATCGAGTGGCGGGCCTTCGGCCCGCAGCGCGACAACCAGCGGCGCGAGCTCAGCGAGCTGCGCTGGACGATCGACCCGCTCGCCGCCCGTCTCGCCGCCGGGCACGGCCGTGACGATGTCCAGCAGCGCCTCGGTGACATGGTCGAGCTCATGGGTCACGCCATGGCGCAGGGCGACGCGCTGACCTTCTCGCGCGCGGACGGCGAGTTCCACTCGCTGCTCATCCAGCTTGCGGGCAACCGCATGCTGGAGCACCTCTCCGGGATCGTCTCGGCGGCCCTGCAGGTCTCCGGCGGTCCGACCGTCGGTTGTGACCGGCCGGGCGAGTCGACCCTGGTGTACCACGCCCGGATCGTCGACGCCCTCGCCACGGGCGACGGTGCGGCGGCCGAGGCGGCCATGCGTCAGCTGCTCACCGTCCATCCCGAGGTGGAGCGCGTGGTGCCCGCGCCGCGCGAGCACTGA
- a CDS encoding ABC transporter ATP-binding protein: MIQAIGLTSNPRKELRPAVVDVSFEAHSGRVTALLGTPGAGRSTVLKLMLELQQGRGVTYFRGRPLHRIAHPAREVGVLLGDVPGHPARTVRGHVRMLCAAAGLPVRRADEVLEVVGLVSLREARLNTLSRGMDRRLGLACALLTDPHTLVLDDPADGLSVREGRWLHGIMRAHTHRGGTVLFTTGDPKEAAWTADRVLTLEEGRLVADQEVADFSRTRLRPRVAVRTPHAARLGALLTKEARTGRRSVEVVREGGNRLAVYGSTCAEVGETAFRHRILVHQLADEVGDMGPTPSPLTSSPAEGAPGAADSGGGEVQEVQGAVDGHQALAEGPESATAGPRTPADDAQEVNSALHTDAATGAHLVAHVEIAAGARSVPHVEAGIRAHSAPHSETDVGVRSVPASDPAPRAQPAPAPPRSSAPGPLPPLPPPITVRSAPSPLRPLRYELRRAGGVGTAYVTATAVLVTSALMAVLLARIGHTPQPRLLAAWPRELPLPPAALGAGLLGAVAFGDEFRHPALAVDRGTVPRRLGLLVAKLLVAAATALVLAVLTVGCDLEVLYLVYGSELTSVPADWFSLGASWIGLVVGCAWAGVLAAGVFRSTSAGLAAVVAVPLLVVPLVQKALEGPAVRSAVGFPMRLRELVLMQWPFGGERYLEAVTRAIAQPVGGALLLSLIALLGAYVLTNLRGRVR, translated from the coding sequence GTGATCCAGGCCATCGGACTGACCAGCAACCCTCGCAAGGAGCTTCGCCCCGCCGTCGTCGACGTGTCCTTCGAGGCGCACTCCGGCCGCGTCACCGCACTCCTCGGCACCCCGGGAGCGGGCAGGTCGACTGTGTTGAAGCTCATGCTCGAACTCCAACAGGGCCGCGGAGTCACCTACTTCAGAGGCCGCCCCCTGCACCGCATCGCCCACCCCGCACGAGAAGTGGGGGTGCTGCTCGGCGATGTGCCCGGCCACCCGGCCCGCACGGTCCGCGGTCATGTGCGCATGCTGTGTGCCGCCGCAGGGCTGCCCGTCCGGCGCGCGGACGAAGTCCTGGAGGTCGTGGGCCTGGTCAGCCTGCGCGAGGCGCGGCTGAACACCCTCTCGCGGGGCATGGACCGCCGCCTCGGCCTGGCCTGCGCCCTGCTGACCGATCCGCACACCCTCGTCCTGGACGATCCCGCCGACGGGCTGTCCGTCCGTGAGGGCCGGTGGCTGCACGGGATCATGCGGGCGCACACGCATCGGGGCGGCACGGTCCTGTTCACCACCGGCGACCCCAAAGAGGCCGCGTGGACCGCCGACCGAGTCCTCACCCTCGAAGAGGGCAGGCTCGTCGCCGACCAGGAGGTCGCTGACTTCTCCCGCACCCGGCTCCGGCCCAGGGTCGCCGTCCGCACCCCGCACGCCGCCCGACTCGGGGCGCTGCTCACCAAGGAGGCCCGGACCGGGCGGCGTTCCGTGGAGGTCGTGCGCGAAGGCGGCAACCGGCTGGCGGTGTACGGCAGCACGTGCGCGGAGGTCGGCGAGACCGCGTTCCGGCACCGCATTCTCGTCCACCAACTCGCCGACGAGGTCGGAGACATGGGGCCCACGCCGTCACCGCTGACGTCATCGCCTGCCGAGGGTGCCCCTGGGGCGGCCGACAGTGGTGGTGGCGAGGTGCAGGAGGTCCAGGGGGCGGTCGATGGGCACCAGGCGCTCGCCGAAGGGCCTGAGTCGGCCACCGCCGGACCACGGACACCGGCTGACGACGCACAGGAGGTCAACTCCGCGCTTCACACGGACGCCGCGACGGGTGCTCACCTCGTGGCTCACGTCGAAATCGCGGCCGGTGCTCGCTCCGTGCCTCACGTCGAAGCCGGGATCCGCGCTCACTCCGCGCCTCACTCCGAAACCGACGTCGGTGTTCGGTCTGTGCCGGCCTCTGATCCGGCACCTCGCGCCCAACCCGCGCCGGCCCCGCCCAGGTCTTCCGCGCCGGGCCCGCTGCCGCCGCTGCCACCCCCCATCACCGTCCGGTCGGCGCCGAGCCCGCTGCGGCCGTTGCGTTACGAGTTGCGCCGGGCCGGCGGCGTCGGCACCGCGTACGTCACGGCCACAGCCGTACTGGTCACATCCGCTCTCATGGCTGTACTGCTGGCCAGGATCGGGCACACCCCGCAACCACGGCTGCTGGCCGCGTGGCCGCGGGAGCTGCCGCTGCCGCCCGCCGCGCTCGGAGCGGGGCTGCTCGGCGCGGTCGCCTTCGGTGACGAGTTCCGCCACCCCGCCCTGGCCGTGGACCGCGGCACCGTCCCCCGTCGACTGGGGTTGCTCGTCGCGAAGCTCCTCGTCGCCGCGGCCACCGCGCTGGTGCTGGCCGTCCTCACAGTGGGCTGCGACCTCGAAGTGCTCTACCTCGTCTACGGATCGGAGCTCACCTCCGTCCCGGCCGACTGGTTCTCGCTCGGCGCGAGTTGGATCGGCCTCGTCGTGGGGTGCGCCTGGGCGGGAGTGCTCGCGGCGGGGGTCTTCCGGTCCACGTCCGCCGGGCTCGCGGCCGTGGTCGCCGTGCCTCTCCTCGTCGTACCCCTGGTGCAGAAGGCGCTGGAAGGGCCGGCTGTGCGGAGCGCTGTCGGGTTTCCGATGCGGCTGCGTGAGCTCGTACTGATGCAGTGGCCGTTCGGTGGAGAGCGCTATCTGGAGGCCGTGACTCGGGCGATCGCCCAACCCGTGGGCGGTGCGCTGCTGTTGTCGCTGATCGCACTGCTGGGCGCCTACGTGCTCACGAACCTGCGCGGCAGGGTCCGCTGA